The region GTCCCTTCCGTCGCTGTCCGCCACCGCCGTTCCGATTTTTCCCGCCCGACGATGTTCGAATGGCCGGCCAACGACCCCCCACAGGCGGATTGCTGTCCGTCTCGAACGCTCGCCGTGTCGCTTTCTCGCGTCTCGTTTCGTTACACGCCATAGTTTTAGGCTCACCTAAAACATGATAAGCGCTTCGATTATTAGGCTGGCCTAAATCTCGGCGGTAGGTGCGGATCGGGCGCGCCGCAAGGCCGAACGTCGTAATCTCCGTCAACTCGGCGACGGGGATTTGCCTCTCGGTTCGCTCGTTCCCTGTGCATTCGTAACGCGTGCCTTTTCAGATCTCACCCATGTTCTCCTGTTTTCGCATCAGATAGAGGAAGTACGGGCCGCCGAGGAGCCCGGTCACAATGCCGACGGGAACCTGGGTGGGGCTCAACGCCAGTCGCGCACCCACGTCGGCACTGACCATCAACGCCGGACCGACGAACAGACAGCCGACAATCAACTTCTTCGAGTCGCTCCCGACCAAGTTTCGAACCAGGTGTGGAACGATGAGCCCGACGAAGCCGACGATTCCGGCGACGGCGATGCTCGCCGACGCAGCGAGGACTGCGACACCCGACAGCGCGAATCGGACTTTCTCGATCGACATGCCCAGCGACTTCGCGGTCTGTTCGCCCAGCAGGAGGACGTTTAACTGACGCGAGCCGGCGACGGCGAGCAGGATCACCACGATCGTCGACGGAAGGATGAGTCTCACCTGATCCCAGTCGGTGCCGGTGAGCGACCCAGTGGTCCACGCGATGGCCGACTGAACGACCCCGATATCGTCCGCGAAGAAGAACAGCCCTGTCTGTAGCGACCCGAAGACCGTTCCAACGATGACGCCGGCGAGGACCAGTCGGACCGGCGACGTTCCGTTCTTCCAGGCGATCACGTAGACGATGAGAAAGGCGACGGCACCGCCGACCGCGGCAATTATCGGAAGAAATGCCGTCAAGCTCCCGAAGACGACGAGCGTCAACAGAATCATGAGCCCGGCACCGGAGGAGACGCCGAGAATGAACGGACTCGCGAGTTCGTTGCGGGTTACCGCCTGAAATATCGCCCCCGAGACACCGAGATTCATTCCCACGAGGGCCGCGACGAAGACTCGCGGTAGCCGAATGTTCCAGACGATGAGGCTTTCGGGCCTCATCTCGGGCATCGTTTCGCCCAGTAAGAACGCGTCCCAGGCCTGCGGGTTGAACACCACGTTCGGATTGAACAGTGCGCTCCACGCCTCGAGAAACGTCATCGAGTAGGCGCCGTAGCTCACCTGTATTAGCCCACCGACGAATACGATGCCGAGGCTAGTGACGACCACCGTCGCGAGTTTCGGATCGAGGAGCCACTCGAACCGTGACTCGGGTAGCCGCGACGCCTCAGTTCGCTCCGTTCCGACGTTCGACTTTTTGCCGCTCATCGCGGGACCGACCCGACTGGGCCACTCGAGGCGGGGGAACCGAAGCCGATAGTTTCGCTGCGTGAATCGTCACGGTCTCCACGCCGGGTCGACAGCAGATCGGGCGATACACCGCCGTTGACTCCACTACTGTCCCTCGTACCGTCTTTCCGAACCGACACGTTTCGGCCCCTGCATTCGACCACCATACGGATTTAGGTCGGCCTAAAGAACAAAACCGTTCCGATTTAGGGCAGCCTAAATGTTGGTTTCTCGAACGAGAACCGAGTATCGATACCGACCGAAAGTCAGAAGCGCTCACCGGAGTCAGCTGCGAGTCCGTCGACGATTTCGTCCGTCCGTTCGCGAATCGACTCGACCAACCCGATCCCGTCGGGCGGGTCCGCCGTTTCGTCCCGACTCCCGTGCGAGAGACGTCGCGCGGATGATCCACGATAGTCACGAGTCATCGTGTTCGACTTTCTGGCCCCAGTAGCCCGGGTGTTTCCGAACGACGAGGTCATCCTCAATCGGGAGTTGGCACGCTAACCGGAGTTCGGAGTCGGGACTGTGAGGTGGGAGTTTGAGACGGCGGAGCTCTTTCTCCGTGGGATCAGCGACCTCGCCTTCTACAATTTCGACAGCACACGTTCCGCAGATCCCATTGCCGCGACAGTTCGTATATTGGGCTTTCCCGTTGTGAGTGGTGAGCCCCGCATCGAGGAGTGTTCCACGGAGGTCGTCCCCGGTGTTGGCTTCGATCGTTTCACCCTCAAATTCGATTGTGGGCATGGGGAACGCTGCCACCCCCATACACAAATACGTTTGACCGTCCCTTCCGCTCTATTCAACGTGCCGCTTTCGACGGTAACTCGGTAACTCGAGCGAGATCTGCCGTATACGAGGCGCGCAATCGTCACCTGAAACGAACTAAGCAGGTCGAGAAATCACGCGCGGTATTTATTATGATCGATGATGTAGAATCTTCCGTAATGTCCGACCCAACCGATAGCGAACACGTCAGAGCGCTCGGGATCGAATTCGGCTCCCTCGCCCACCAGCTCGATCAACACGAGTATCCGACGACGTGCGAAGAACTGGTCGAGGCACACGGGAGTTCAGTCCTCCGGTTCCAAAACGGCGAACAGACGCTTGCGGAGGTGCTGAGTCCGGTGCCTGAAGAGCAGTTCGATTCGGCTACGGAAGCCCGTACAGCCATCTTCAGCAACGTCGCTGAAGGCGCCATCGGACGGAAAGGCTACAGTGATCGCACGCCGCCAGCGCTCGGCGAGCAAAGCGAGGAACCAGAGGAATCGTTTTGAGCCCTCCCGAAAGACACATCCGTTGTATTTAGCACGGGGCATCTGATAGACGTGATCGGATTCTCGAGCCGGAATCCTGACTTGCGATTCGCTTATTTAGCGTAAGGGTGCATGCGTATCAGACGAAAGGCTGTCCTAGACCAGTGACATCGCGATAACGACACTGCCACCAATACCAGCAAGAATACCGACCCCACGTGCCAGTCGCTCACCCCACGCAACCGTCCGTTCGAGCGAGACCACGATCGCGATGAGCGCCATCCAGACGATATTCATCGAGCCCACGATCACCATGAACGCGAACAGCGCCCAACAACACCCAATACAGAAGACGCTGAACTGCCAGCTCATCCGAACGGCACCACGCACCCCCGGCCGGTAATGGCCCAGAAGGAATCCGAGCGGTGATCGGCAATACCGCAGACACCGGTATTTGTATGACGAGAGCTGGTACCCCGATACGAGTAGCAACGACCCGCCCATCAGGAGTCCGCCGTGGGCGTTCGCGAGGCTGACGATCGGCACTATCGCATTGACAACAAGCGGGACAACTCCTGTTACCGTCCAAACGAGCGCGTACGTCCCGATAAACCCCCCAACTCGCGTTGCTTTGCCTGCGGCCGTCGTTCCCTCGAGTGTCTCGGCGTATAGCCGGAAGAGCGGGACCGACGACGGGTACATCATGGCGATCATCATTACCCCCCACATGAGCAGGTACAGACTGATACCAGTCAACCCGTTCGAGAGAGCCATCGCCTCCGGTGCCCCCGGGTCGGACATGTGCATTTGCATACCCGTTTGTCCGCGAGGCATCGGGAGCCAGCGTCCAACGACTGCTGCCCACGCGAGCAGCGCGATTACGGAGGTACCGAGCGCGATAATCGGGATGCGCCGGCGGGTGATTCGATCCCGGACTGCGTCGTGTGTCCCCATGATTGATCGGCTATCTCGCTGTCGTACCGCCCTCAGGAGTTCGCTAATTCGAAGTCGCCGAGGTACGTGTTGTTTCCGGAGACGTCCCACGTGAACTGGTCATCGTAGGTGACGGTGGCCGTGGTTGACTTCCCAGTCTGTACCTCTGTACTCTTCGTCAGGGGGTGGGGTGAGATCGTACCGACCTCCTCGTTGAATCCGACCGCACCGCTCGCGTTCATTTCGATGGCATCCCCGATCTCGACGGAGAAGTCTGTTCCGTCCCGCGAGAAGCTGATCGGAACGGTTGTGACGTCGGCGGATCGGACGTGTGTATCAGCGACGGGCGCCCAGATGCCACCGGCGCGGCCGGAGTAGATGTCCTCGAGCGCCTCGCGCTGGTCGTCGTTGGCCGTCTCGTCGAGGAGTAGCACGATGTCCCACTCCGTCTCGGGGGCGAACATGACCCCCTCATCGGTCGAAATGAGCATGCCGACATCTACCCCACTCAGATCGACATCGCCGTAGTTTCCCTCCTCGATGTGCCATGCCAGTGAGACGGTACAGACATCATCGTCCGGTGATTCCATCCACACACATTGGCATGCAACATCGCAGTTGCAGGCTTCAACGTAGTCTCCCTTGATGGTCCACTCTTGTCCCATTGATGAACACCGTGTGGAATGCCAGCAAGAACCACGATAAAGCTATCTAGTGAAAATGGATCACCTGGTGAAACCGTTGGGTTCCCCTTCCGATTCACCTGCACTTCTCCCAGTAGTTTCGGTCACCGTGTATCGACTGCGTACCACAGAACCAACGTGGCTTATCGAAATCGACGGAACGAGATCTGTTTCGTCACAGACGTCGTCCCAGATTACCGCCACCCGTCTGCAGGAGCTCGTCCGCCGCGAACGTGATCTCGATAGTCTGCTTGATGACTACGAGGCATGGGAAGACGACGCCGGGTTACACGACGTTCACTGTATTGCGTTCGCTGCAGAATCGGCTACTCGAGATGGAGCTTGAGTACATAAGATACAGATCATACAGTCATACATGTCATATTAACAGTACTGCGGATACGATTTTATCGATACGGCTCGTTGATCTGCCTATGTCGATCGATATCGAGGACTTTGAGGAACGCGCTCCCGAGGAATTCGAGGGACCGAGCAACGCCGAACGAGTGCTCCAGTTCCGCTACGAGAATAGGGAGAAGGCATGGAAGGCGTCGACGATCGCCGACCGAGCGGATGTCAACGAGAACTCGATCTCGACGGTACTCAACCGGCTGAAGGAGCAGGACCTCGTCCGCCACAAGGGCTCGTACTGGGCCATCACGGACGACACGGAACGACTTCGTCGTGCCCATCAGTTCTATCGGACGGTTCAGCGATTCAACGAACTATACGGCGAAGAGGATCGCGACCAGTGGACCGAAACGAGCGGACGAGCAAACGAATGATATCCGACCGAGGAGCGATCGTCTTTGCGGCCGATCCATTCAAGGGTGAGGATGCCAGTCGACCCTGGCTGATCGTCGGTACGGACGAGACACCATTTCACGGCAACCAGTACATCACACTACCGCTCTCGACGAAAACGTGGTACGACGAGCGCGTTCCGATCGATGACGATGATCTCGTCGATGGTGGGCTCCCAAAAGACAGCTCGATTCTCCCGTGGGCGGTCGCATCCGTCGACGCGACTCGAGTCGATCGCGAGCTCGGTGTACTCGACGAAAGGCTCGTCGACGAGGTCGGTCGGCAGCTGGGGTCGTACGTCGGTCTCGAGCAACGCTGACTATTGGCTTCGATCGTTGTCGACGCGATACATATGTCGTATGATTTAAACGTAACTGACGAGGTTACGATCCCGGTTCGACGAGTTCCGCTTCCCCGTACGTCTCGTCGACGGACGTCACTCGGACCGTGGCCTCGATTGCCGTGCTTTCCTCCTCGAGGAAGAGGACGAATCCGCTCTCCGTTTTACAGACGAGCGTTCCGTCGGCTTTCTCATCGACGATGTCGACGGAAACCTCGTCACCCGGTTCGGGTTTCCCACCGAGGGGGTCGCCACACCGCCAACATTCCGTATCGTATTCTGCAGATCCCTCTGGTGCGTTGCTTGCCCCGCATCGGGGCGTATCGCATTTGATGAACGAGTCGTGTTTTCCCGGATGATAGCGTCCCACACCACCAGTGAGGCTACTGTCTCGTAAAAACGTGCTGCTGTAGCGGTTCCGGCTTCGACCGCTCTCCTGACTTCGTGAACGAAACCCTCTCGCTGTTCCGCTGGGTCCGCTTGAGGATATCTTGGGCAATCTGGCCGGCGACCGCTGATCCCGAATTCGTTGACCGAGCGTGGCAGCTAGCGGTCGATCGACTCGTCGATTCTCGAGGCCAAGTACTGTTGGTGACGTCATACTGTCGAGCGAATCAGTGTCGAGCGGACAGGCAGCCGATTTCGACCCGAACCAACCATTACGGCAACAGGACGATTTAGGACCGCGTGCTCCAATTCGGGCGACATGTCCCTCTTCTCTTCGAGAGCGCGATCGACGATTTTGATCTCTCGACGGCGACGCTCTGTTCGCCGGCGCGTGACGACCTCGAGCAGGCTCGAACCGATCTCATTCCGCTGGACGGCATCGTCGAGTACGCGAGCCACCACGATCGCCCCGCCCATCCTGAAACGGACGACTGGGTGGCGATCCCTCTCCACGAGCGCGACAGCGCCGAACTGACGGGCGAGTGCGTCGCATTCTCCGATCACTCGCTGCACGGTGAGACCGTCGTCTACGACGACGGCGACGGCTACGACTCGATTGACCAGGGTGCGTTCGTCACCTTGGCGCTGGCCGAGCGTGTCCCGTTCTGGCACTCCGATTACGCGCCTGAGAATCCGCCGTCGTACTTCGATTCCCAATCTCCGAGCGCGAGCCGGCACGGAACCCGCTCGACGAGGACGAGGCCGACCCCCTGTTCGACGAACTCGAGTCATTCGTCCGGGCGCGGAGGCCCAGCGCGAGGCCAACAGGGGGAGAGTAGCCGGGAAGACGCCCGAAGCGCGACGGTGCCGAGAAGATGGAGGCGATGATTGAGGGCTGTTGACGTACTTCAGAGTCGAAACACAGGAACAGTCCTTCGATTCGATCAATCTCGAGTCAGTGCTGGACGATGTTTTGACGGATCTCGATATCCGGATCAACGAAACCGGTGTCGAAATCACTGCTGAATCGCTACCGACTGTCAGAGGTGACGCCAGCCAACTCCGCCAACTCTTCCAGAACCTGCTGGAAAACGCTCTCCAACGTTGCTGGCGAATACTCGTTTCTGCGTGACGGCGTCGAGGTCAGAGATAAGCATACGAAGGCGTTACTGGAGCAGACATCTAACTATGCAGTATCTGTTAGGAACAGTCTGCTGAAGACAGAGGAGGGTTCAGCACAGCGGCTTCGTTTGTTTCACATTGAAGCCACTGAACCAGTCATTCGGTAGACCTGCACACTGAACAATCGTCTCTGGTTCAAGAATTGAGTTACCTTTTTACAGATCACCAATTAAGATCACCTATGGCGCTTGACGATGTCCTTGCCCAATTTAGTAAATTCCTCGAAGGGGACAAGATAACCGGAAGACAGGCGGGGCTCATAATCTTTGTCTGGATGGGGGCCGTCGCTCTCTTTGGATTGATATCCTATATTATAGTGTTCATGATCATTGGGTTTTAATCAGTTTCGTCGCTATGTCTCTCGCCTGTACTGACCGACCACTCCCCTTGTAGAGCGCCTCTCAATCTGTGCCACATTCGCGCTCTGTAGTGAGCCCAGCTGCTGAAACCTATCACCGACTGTGGGTTTCAACAAGGCCGTTCCATTCGGTTCGAACGCGCCAAACTCGTGGCAGGGCGAGCCGGGGATGTTCGCGTCGGTCGCGAGCCCCCTAGTCGTCCGCGGGCGTCGCGACTTCCGATTTGATCATGTCGGCGGCCTTCTCGGCGATGGCGATGGTCGGAGCGTTGGTGTTCCCGCTGGTGAGCGTCGGCATGATCGAGGCGTCGACGACGCGCAGGTTCTCGACCCCGTGGACCTGGAGGGAGTCGTCCACCACGGCCATGTCGTCGTCGCCCATCTTGCAGGTTCCGACGGGATGATAGACGGTGTGGGCCGTCTCGCGGATGTGCTCGCGGATCCCCTCGTCGGTGGTCACGTCCTCGCCCGGCCAGACTTCCGGTCCGCGGTACTC is a window of Natrinema salaciae DNA encoding:
- a CDS encoding TRAM domain-containing protein → MGRYHPGKHDSFIKCDTPRCGASNAPEGSAEYDTECWRCGDPLGGKPEPGDEVSVDIVDEKADGTLVCKTESGFVLFLEEESTAIEATVRVTSVDETYGEAELVEPGS
- a CDS encoding DUF2182 domain-containing protein; this translates as MGTHDAVRDRITRRRIPIIALGTSVIALLAWAAVVGRWLPMPRGQTGMQMHMSDPGAPEAMALSNGLTGISLYLLMWGVMMIAMMYPSSVPLFRLYAETLEGTTAAGKATRVGGFIGTYALVWTVTGVVPLVVNAIVPIVSLANAHGGLLMGGSLLLVSGYQLSSYKYRCLRYCRSPLGFLLGHYRPGVRGAVRMSWQFSVFCIGCCWALFAFMVIVGSMNIVWMALIAIVVSLERTVAWGERLARGVGILAGIGGSVVIAMSLV
- a CDS encoding MarR family transcriptional regulator, which translates into the protein MSIDIEDFEERAPEEFEGPSNAERVLQFRYENREKAWKASTIADRADVNENSISTVLNRLKEQDLVRHKGSYWAITDDTERLRRAHQFYRTVQRFNELYGEEDRDQWTETSGRANE
- a CDS encoding DUF5789 family protein — translated: MSDPTDSEHVRALGIEFGSLAHQLDQHEYPTTCEELVEAHGSSVLRFQNGEQTLAEVLSPVPEEQFDSATEARTAIFSNVAEGAIGRKGYSDRTPPALGEQSEEPEESF
- a CDS encoding DUF1326 domain-containing protein — protein: MGQEWTIKGDYVEACNCDVACQCVWMESPDDDVCTVSLAWHIEEGNYGDVDLSGVDVGMLISTDEGVMFAPETEWDIVLLLDETANDDQREALEDIYSGRAGGIWAPVADTHVRSADVTTVPISFSRDGTDFSVEIGDAIEMNASGAVGFNEEVGTISPHPLTKSTEVQTGKSTTATVTYDDQFTWDVSGNNTYLGDFELANS
- a CDS encoding 2Fe-2S iron-sulfur cluster-binding protein; amino-acid sequence: MPTIEFEGETIEANTGDDLRGTLLDAGLTTHNGKAQYTNCRGNGICGTCAVEIVEGEVADPTEKELRRLKLPPHSPDSELRLACQLPIEDDLVVRKHPGYWGQKVEHDDS
- a CDS encoding type II toxin-antitoxin system PemK/MazF family toxin, with the translated sequence MISDRGAIVFAADPFKGEDASRPWLIVGTDETPFHGNQYITLPLSTKTWYDERVPIDDDDLVDGGLPKDSSILPWAVASVDATRVDRELGVLDERLVDEVGRQLGSYVGLEQR
- a CDS encoding FecCD family ABC transporter permease: MSGKKSNVGTERTEASRLPESRFEWLLDPKLATVVVTSLGIVFVGGLIQVSYGAYSMTFLEAWSALFNPNVVFNPQAWDAFLLGETMPEMRPESLIVWNIRLPRVFVAALVGMNLGVSGAIFQAVTRNELASPFILGVSSGAGLMILLTLVVFGSLTAFLPIIAAVGGAVAFLIVYVIAWKNGTSPVRLVLAGVIVGTVFGSLQTGLFFFADDIGVVQSAIAWTTGSLTGTDWDQVRLILPSTIVVILLAVAGSRQLNVLLLGEQTAKSLGMSIEKVRFALSGVAVLAASASIAVAGIVGFVGLIVPHLVRNLVGSDSKKLIVGCLFVGPALMVSADVGARLALSPTQVPVGIVTGLLGGPYFLYLMRKQENMGEI